A window of Cellulosimicrobium protaetiae genomic DNA:
CAGGCGGTCGGGCACGCCCATCCCGCCGCGTCGAGAGCGGCGAGCGTGCCGGCCCCGCTCACGCCGGACCCGTCCGAACCGTCGCCCGAGCCCAGGGCGGGAGCCGCTCCCACCACGAGAGCGCCCGTCGCGCGGGGCGCCGCCTGCGCCAGCACGCTCAGCGGGTCGCTGCGGTGCAGGTCCGGCGTGACGACCGGGCTCTCCCCCAGCACGAAGAGCCCGACCGCCGCGATCCCGACGCCGCCCACGACCAGTCCCGCGATCCGCCGGCCGAGCGTGCCCCGGCGCACCTCGCCGCTCCAGGCGCCTCGCGGCAGGGTGGCGGGCTCGGCCCAGGGCGTGGCCGGGGCCGAGCGAAGCGGATCCCCTGCCGTCGTCGGGATCTGCGCCGAGAGCGCGAGCAAGCGCGCGGCGAGGTCCGGGGCGGGCTCGACCGGCCCGGCCGAGCTCAGCGCCCGTCGCGCCGCCCGCGCAGCGGTGAGCTCCGCCGCGCACCGCGGGCAGCAGGCCACGTGCTCGAGGGCGCGCTCGGCCTCGGCCGGCGTGAGCTGCCCGTCGACGAGCGCGGAGAGGCGGGAACCGAGATGCGTCACGCCGCCCCCCGGGCGCCCACGGGGGTCGGCGTGTCGTCCGAGGCCGGGCGGTCAGCGGGGTCGCGGTGCGGGAGGGCGGCGCGCAGCTGCGACCGCGCGCGGTGGATCCGGGAGCGGACCGTGCCGAGCTTGATGCCCAGGGTCACGGCGATCTCCTCGTACGAGAGCCCCTCGATGTCGCACAGGACGACGGCGGCCCGGTACTCGGGCGAGAGGGCGTCGAGGGCGCGCTGCACGTCGTGGTCGAGGTTCGCGTGCTCGAACCCTCGCTCGGGCTGGGCGTCGGCACGGGCGGGGTACTGCCCGTCGTCGTCGCCCATCGCCTCCATGCGGATGCGCTGCTTGCGTCGGACCTGGTCGAGGAAGAGGTTCGTCGTGATCCGGTGCAGCCACCCCTCGAACGTCCCGGGCGTGTAGCTCGACAGGGAGCGGAACACGCGGACGAACGTCTCCTGGGTGAGGTCCTCGGCGTCCTGCCTGTTGCCCGTGAGGCGGTAGGCGAGCCGGTACACGCGGGCCGAGTGCTCGCGGACGATCGCGTCCCACGACGGCGGCACCCACGCCGCACCCTCCTGCGTCCCGTGCGTGCTGGTCCCTCGTCCTGCGTCGTCCACGTCGTCCATCGTCCCAGAAGAACGCCCGGCCCCCGCCCGGTGTTCCCCTGCCCGCGCGGGACGTCCGCGCGACGTCCACGCCCCGTGCACACACGCCGAGCGCGGGAACGAGCCGGTGCGGGAGGGTGCGGGTACGATCCGAGACAGCGCGCGCCGGGGACCGTACCCCGAGCGCCGTCGGACGAGAGACCACACGGAGGTACTCATCACCAGCGACGTCGGCACCCAGCGCAGCGCGAAGGCAGCGAGCTGGGTGTACAGCGAGGAGTTCGTCCCGGAGGACGAGGTCCTCCTGCGTGCGCGGGACCGCGCCGCCGAGCTCGGCTGCCCGACGGTGCTCCCCGGGGTGGGGGCAGTCCTGCAGGTGCTCGCGGCGTCCCTCTCCGCCCGGGCGGTCGTCGAGATCGGGACCGGCACGGGCGTCGCCTCGCTCTGGCTCCTGCGCGGCATGCCGTCCGACGGCGTGCTGACGACCATCGACGTCGAGGTCGAGCACCAGCGCGCGGCGAAGGAGGCGTTCACCGAGGCGGGCGTCGCCGCGGCCAGGACGCGCACGATCCCGGGCCGGGCGAGCGAGGTGCTCCCCCGGCTCACCGACGGCGCGTACGACCTCGTGCTGGTGGGCGCGGACAAGCACAGCTATCCCGAGTACGTCGAGCAGGGGCTCCGGCTGCTGCGCCCGGGCGGCGTGCTCGCCGTCGACGGCGCGCTGTCGCACGACCGGGTCGCCGACCCGGCGCGACGGGACGAGGTCACGACGATCGTCCGGGAGGTGGGCCGCTCGCTGCGGTCCGACGAGCGCGTGCTGCCCGCGCTGGTCCCGAGCGGGGACGGGCTCCTCCTCGCGGTGCGTCGCTGACGTCCTGCCCTCGCGCCGACGGTCCGGACGTCGCCGTTCCCGGCCCGCGAGAGACGGGTCAGAGCCGGTCGAGCGCCTCGATCAGGAGCCGTGCGCCGTAGCCGGTCGCCCCGGCGACGACCTCGTGCCGGTCGGCCGTCGCTCGCGCCGGGCCTGCCACGTCCAGGTGCGCCCAGGGCACGTCGCCGACGAACTCCCGCAGGAACAGCGCGGCCGTGATCGACCCGCCGCCCGGGTTCTCGACGGGGACGTGGCGGAGGTCGGCGACGTCGGAGCGCAGCGCGCCCACGTAGTCCTCGACGAGCGGCATGCGCCACACCCGCTCGCCGGTGGCCAGCGCGGCGTCCTCCAGGACCCTGGCGACGGCCTCGTCGGTGGCGAACAGCGCCGCGTGCCCGCGGCCCAGCCCGACGCTCGCGGCCCCGGTCAGCGTCGCGACGTCGACGAGCACGTCGGGTGCGAGCTCGGCCACCGCGTAGGCGATCGCGTCCGCGAGGACGAGCCGACCCTCGGCGTCCGTGTTGGCGACCTCCACCGTCCGGCCGGACCAGGTCCGCAGCACGTCTCCGGGGCGGTACGACGCGGCGCCGACGTGGTTCTCGGC
This region includes:
- a CDS encoding zf-HC2 domain-containing protein, whose amino-acid sequence is MTHLGSRLSALVDGQLTPAEAERALEHVACCPRCAAELTAARAARRALSSAGPVEPAPDLAARLLALSAQIPTTAGDPLRSAPATPWAEPATLPRGAWSGEVRRGTLGRRIAGLVVGGVGIAAVGLFVLGESPVVTPDLHRSDPLSVLAQAAPRATGALVVGAAPALGSGDGSDGSGVSGAGTLAALDAAGWACPTAWPEGFTVVGVRHDGARGVLEIDLEAPGGEAVVREQAGLLDAAALAGGETWDVDGRRVHVLSEAPWHVVWQSGDTVVDVVADTEQETVAALVAAFPARDYDAGVPARISRGWTTMTGALGTS
- the sigE gene encoding RNA polymerase sigma factor SigE; amino-acid sequence: MDDVDDAGRGTSTHGTQEGAAWVPPSWDAIVREHSARVYRLAYRLTGNRQDAEDLTQETFVRVFRSLSSYTPGTFEGWLHRITTNLFLDQVRRKQRIRMEAMGDDDGQYPARADAQPERGFEHANLDHDVQRALDALSPEYRAAVVLCDIEGLSYEEIAVTLGIKLGTVRSRIHRARSQLRAALPHRDPADRPASDDTPTPVGARGAA
- a CDS encoding O-methyltransferase encodes the protein MTSDVGTQRSAKAASWVYSEEFVPEDEVLLRARDRAAELGCPTVLPGVGAVLQVLAASLSARAVVEIGTGTGVASLWLLRGMPSDGVLTTIDVEVEHQRAAKEAFTEAGVAAARTRTIPGRASEVLPRLTDGAYDLVLVGADKHSYPEYVEQGLRLLRPGGVLAVDGALSHDRVADPARRDEVTTIVREVGRSLRSDERVLPALVPSGDGLLLAVRR